The Candidatus Omnitrophota bacterium genome includes a window with the following:
- the atpF gene encoding F0F1 ATP synthase subunit B translates to MPEALLPDLQQILSQLISFILLLIILRRFAWRPLLTMLDRRRAHIEESLRQVARSKEDVARLQADYAQRLAKIEDEARQKIQQAILEGKRISLEIQEQAREQAASAMTKSKEAIELEVAKAKVQLRDHVARLTMDAVEKILRQKVDPKTDRQLVDAVLDDLEREGSHT, encoded by the coding sequence ATGCCGGAAGCCCTGCTGCCGGATCTTCAACAGATCCTCTCGCAGCTCATCAGCTTTATCCTGCTGCTGATCATCTTGCGGCGTTTTGCCTGGCGTCCGCTGCTGACGATGCTCGATCGGCGGCGAGCGCACATCGAGGAGAGCTTGCGCCAGGTGGCCCGCAGCAAGGAAGACGTCGCCCGGCTGCAGGCCGACTACGCGCAACGGCTGGCGAAGATCGAGGATGAGGCGCGGCAGAAAATCCAGCAGGCGATTTTGGAAGGCAAGCGCATCTCGCTCGAGATCCAGGAGCAAGCGCGCGAACAGGCGGCCTCCGCCATGACGAAATCCAAGGAGGCCATCGAGCTTGAAGTCGCCAAGGCCAAAGTCCAGCTGCGCGACCATGTCGCCCGCTTGACGATGGACGCCGTCGAGAAAATCCTTCGGCAAAAGGTGGATCCCAAGACCGACCGCCAGCTCGTCGATGCCGTTTTGGATGATTTGGAGCGGGAAGGCTCACACACCTAA
- a CDS encoding NADH-quinone oxidoreductase subunit M has translation MLLTWLLLCPLIGMLIILCLPKSWVWAIRCVALVATGCALLLGVIMLRDFQPSAIGIQFREHASWIPQINAFYHVGIDGLSVWMVLLTALLGFLACMASSSIAERHKEYFALYLLLEVGMLGTFVALDLFLFYVFWEIVLVPMYFLIGIWGGGRREYSAFKFFVYTLAGSLFMLLAILALYLRAGTFDMLQLAQLGHTFDANFGRLVFLGLFLGFAIKVPVFPFHTWLPDAHVDAPTPGSVLLAGVLLKMGGYGFFRISYPICPEAARYFAWAMAGLGMINIVYGAFVAMAQTDFKRLVAYSSVSHMGFVLLGLASLTPAGFNGAMLQMFSHGLLTGGMFLLVGVLYERTHTRDLSAFGGLGARVPVYAGFLIFFSLGSLGLPGLSGFVAEFLSMLGAFNVWRWPTVVSSIGIVVAAAYMLKVIRQILLGPLNERWKALTDMTWWERLTLIPLLVVVLAVGVYPMFVLRLQDATIQQLLRHIDR, from the coding sequence ATGCTGCTGACGTGGTTGCTGCTGTGCCCGTTGATCGGGATGCTCATCATCCTGTGCCTGCCGAAGTCGTGGGTGTGGGCCATCCGCTGCGTGGCCCTGGTGGCGACAGGATGCGCGCTGCTGCTCGGCGTCATCATGCTGCGGGACTTTCAGCCGAGCGCCATCGGCATTCAATTCCGCGAGCACGCGAGCTGGATTCCGCAGATCAACGCGTTCTACCACGTCGGCATCGACGGCCTCAGCGTGTGGATGGTGTTGCTGACGGCGCTGCTCGGGTTTCTGGCGTGCATGGCCTCATCGTCCATCGCCGAGCGCCACAAAGAATATTTCGCCCTGTATCTGCTGCTCGAAGTCGGCATGCTCGGCACCTTCGTGGCCCTGGATCTCTTTCTCTTTTACGTCTTTTGGGAAATCGTGCTCGTCCCGATGTATTTCTTGATCGGCATCTGGGGCGGCGGTCGGCGGGAGTACTCGGCGTTTAAGTTTTTCGTGTATACGCTGGCGGGCAGCCTCTTCATGCTGCTGGCGATTTTGGCCCTGTACCTGCGCGCCGGCACCTTTGACATGCTGCAGCTGGCCCAGCTGGGCCACACCTTCGATGCGAACTTTGGGCGGCTGGTCTTTCTCGGCCTCTTTCTGGGGTTTGCGATCAAGGTGCCGGTGTTTCCGTTCCACACCTGGCTGCCGGACGCGCACGTGGATGCGCCGACACCCGGCAGCGTCTTGCTGGCCGGGGTGCTGCTGAAAATGGGCGGCTATGGATTTTTCCGGATCAGCTATCCGATCTGCCCTGAGGCCGCGCGCTATTTTGCGTGGGCGATGGCGGGGCTTGGCATGATCAACATCGTCTATGGCGCCTTTGTCGCGATGGCGCAGACGGACTTCAAGCGATTAGTCGCGTACTCCTCGGTGTCGCACATGGGCTTCGTGCTGCTCGGCTTGGCGAGCTTGACCCCGGCGGGGTTCAACGGCGCGATGCTGCAGATGTTCAGTCATGGGCTCTTGACCGGCGGCATGTTCTTGCTCGTCGGCGTGCTGTATGAGCGCACCCATACGCGCGATCTGTCCGCCTTCGGCGGCCTCGGCGCCAGGGTGCCGGTGTATGCGGGGTTTTTGATCTTTTTCTCGCTGGGCTCGCTCGGGTTGCCGGGCTTAAGCGGATTTGTGGCGGAGTTTCTGTCGATGCTAGGAGCCTTTAACGTTTGGCGCTGGCCCACCGTGGTCTCATCGATCGGGATTGTCGTGGCCGCGGCGTATATGCTCAAGGTCATTCGGCAGATTTTGCTCGGGCCGCTGAATGAGCGGTGGAAGGCGCTGACCGACATGACCTGGTGGGAGCGGCTGACCCTGATTCCGCTACTGGTCGTGGTGCTCGCCGTTGGGGTGTATCCGATGTTTGTCCTGCGCCTTCAGGACGCCACCATCCAACAACTGTTGCGTCACATCGACCGCTAG
- a CDS encoding NADH-quinone oxidoreductase subunit N yields MGTVLLNSLNAWWPETMLGAGALVVMLLGAAKATRFLVMVAAWAAILAAACALWLAPVPPPAGMFYGLIVCDPFSLTFRWIALGTIAIVLLLVMASRETEPSVQGEYVGLLLLIGLGVILMAEANHLLMAYLAMELVSLSSYVLVGLLQEPRSAEASLKYLLFGALSSGMMLFGMSLLYGATGQLGFPELQRAAGGTAFAAQGAVLIAAALLLAGLAFKISMVPFHMWTPDAYEGAPVPVAALLSVGPKAAGLALLVRVVQVLGPVWGNLRPLLIVLTIVTMTLGNLAALTQTNVKRLLAYSTIGQVGYLLIGFVVNSSMGIDGLLFYLVAYLFMNLGAFACVVAVENATRSESIEAFRGLGQRSPGLALVCALFLLSLAGIPPLAGFFGKFLLFGSAIQTHHWWLAMAGILNSAVALYYYVNIIRLMYFVAPTTAAPVTAAAPLRMAVACCAFVTLLFGLLPGPLLALLHATTGIHLL; encoded by the coding sequence ATGGGGACGGTATTGCTCAATAGCCTCAATGCGTGGTGGCCGGAGACCATGCTGGGCGCTGGCGCGCTGGTGGTCATGCTGCTGGGTGCGGCGAAGGCCACACGCTTCCTGGTGATGGTCGCGGCGTGGGCCGCGATCCTGGCGGCGGCATGTGCGTTATGGCTTGCCCCGGTGCCGCCGCCCGCCGGGATGTTTTACGGCCTCATCGTCTGCGACCCGTTCAGCCTGACGTTCCGCTGGATCGCGCTGGGCACGATCGCCATCGTGCTGCTGCTGGTGATGGCCTCGCGCGAGACGGAACCGTCGGTGCAGGGCGAGTACGTCGGGCTGCTGCTGCTCATCGGGCTCGGCGTAATACTCATGGCCGAGGCGAATCATCTGCTCATGGCGTATCTGGCGATGGAGCTGGTGAGCCTCAGCTCGTATGTCCTCGTCGGGCTGCTGCAGGAGCCGCGTTCGGCCGAGGCGTCGCTGAAATATCTGCTCTTCGGGGCCCTCTCCTCCGGCATGATGCTCTTTGGCATGTCGCTGCTCTACGGCGCGACCGGCCAGCTGGGATTCCCCGAGCTGCAGCGCGCCGCCGGAGGGACGGCGTTCGCCGCGCAGGGTGCGGTGCTCATCGCCGCCGCCCTCCTGCTCGCCGGCCTGGCCTTTAAAATTTCGATGGTGCCGTTTCACATGTGGACGCCGGATGCGTATGAAGGCGCTCCGGTGCCGGTGGCCGCGCTCCTCTCCGTCGGGCCGAAAGCCGCCGGACTCGCCTTGCTGGTGCGCGTGGTGCAGGTCCTCGGTCCGGTCTGGGGAAACCTTCGGCCGCTGCTGATCGTCTTGACCATCGTGACGATGACGCTGGGGAATCTGGCGGCGCTGACGCAAACCAACGTGAAGCGGCTGCTCGCCTACTCGACGATCGGCCAAGTCGGGTATCTGCTGATCGGGTTCGTCGTCAACTCTTCCATGGGCATCGATGGGCTGCTGTTTTATTTGGTGGCCTATCTGTTCATGAATTTAGGCGCGTTTGCCTGCGTGGTCGCGGTGGAGAATGCGACCCGCAGCGAATCGATCGAGGCGTTTCGAGGCCTTGGGCAGCGATCCCCTGGCCTCGCCCTGGTCTGCGCGCTCTTTCTCCTCTCGCTGGCCGGCATTCCGCCGCTCGCCGGGTTCTTCGGGAAGTTTCTCCTGTTTGGGTCGGCCATCCAAACCCATCACTGGTGGTTGGCGATGGCGGGGATTCTCAATAGCGCGGTGGCACTCTACTATTACGTCAACATCATCCGGCTGATGTACTTTGTCGCCCCGACCACGGCAGCGCCGGTCACGGCGGCAGCGCCTCTGCGCATGGCGGTCGCGTGCTGCGCCTTCGTCACACTCCTCTTCGGTCTTTTGCCCGGACCCCTCCTGGCCCTGCTGCATGCCACGACGGGCATCCATCTGCTATAA
- the atpE gene encoding ATP synthase F0 subunit C codes for MPTEYRAVLALTVPLALGLAAVASAFGLGRAVSAALDAIARQPEAAGQIQTAMIIGCALIEALTIYVLVIAFVLQGKIG; via the coding sequence ATGCCAACCGAGTATCGGGCAGTGCTGGCGTTAACGGTTCCCTTGGCGTTGGGGTTAGCGGCGGTGGCCTCGGCGTTCGGGCTCGGCCGCGCGGTGTCGGCGGCGTTGGATGCGATTGCGCGCCAGCCGGAAGCGGCCGGGCAGATTCAGACGGCCATGATCATCGGCTGCGCGCTGATTGAAGCGCTGACGATTTACGTGCTCGTCATCGCCTTCGTCCTGCAAGGCAAGATCGGCTAA
- a CDS encoding F0F1 ATP synthase subunit A, with product MAAEHAIHAAREAISAAHGSSSIPELPNLITALSHWQHHPAIAWLHRWENVVFSLLVSSVICLIAWCFARKPTLLPRRGQNILELLADGIDQFIQRVLGPDGRRHTPFIGTLFLFIWITNLSGLLPGMKSSTANLSLPIALALAVFGYVQWTRIRDVGLLAYLDHMAGSPRIPKTAAWLMPIMLVITAAVAVILLVLEALGEFIKPASLCLRLTFNIFAEDVLLAVLVGLGLAAGIALHLPIGLPVQLFAVPLVLIFSTVQALVFSLLATVYLSLVTPHHGEHHSHVPEA from the coding sequence ATGGCCGCTGAGCACGCCATCCACGCCGCGCGCGAGGCCATCTCGGCCGCGCATGGATCCTCCAGCATTCCGGAGCTTCCCAACCTCATCACGGCCCTGAGCCATTGGCAGCATCACCCCGCCATCGCGTGGCTGCATCGCTGGGAGAACGTCGTCTTTTCGCTGCTCGTCTCATCGGTGATTTGTCTCATCGCCTGGTGCTTCGCGCGCAAGCCCACCCTCCTGCCGCGCCGCGGGCAAAATATCCTTGAGCTCTTGGCGGACGGCATCGACCAGTTCATCCAGCGCGTGCTCGGCCCCGACGGCCGACGGCATACGCCGTTTATCGGCACCCTGTTCCTCTTTATTTGGATCACCAACCTCTCCGGCTTGCTTCCCGGCATGAAATCCTCGACGGCGAATTTGAGTTTGCCGATTGCGCTCGCACTCGCGGTCTTCGGCTATGTGCAGTGGACGCGCATCCGCGATGTCGGGCTGCTGGCGTATCTGGACCACATGGCCGGATCCCCGCGCATCCCGAAGACGGCGGCGTGGCTGATGCCGATCATGCTGGTCATCACGGCCGCGGTGGCGGTGATTCTCCTCGTGCTCGAAGCGCTCGGCGAGTTCATCAAGCCGGCGAGCCTCTGTTTGCGTTTGACCTTCAATATTTTTGCCGAAGATGTGCTCTTAGCCGTCCTCGTCGGGCTTGGGCTGGCCGCAGGGATTGCGCTGCATTTGCCCATCGGGCTGCCGGTGCAGCTCTTCGCGGTTCCCCTGGTGCTGATTTTCAGCACGGTGCAGGCGCTGGTGTTCAGCCTGCTGGCGACGGTGTACCTCTCGCTGGTGACACCGCATCACGGAGAACACCACTCACACGTCCCAGAAGCGTAA
- a CDS encoding NADH-quinone oxidoreductase subunit J: MMLCGLLSVVIIISALWVVTLRNLFRAALSLGLVLLGVAGLFILLEAEFLAFVQILVYVGAILTLVVFAIMLTAKRQLAANAPASRQQGPAAVAAVGCFAALCSATAPLAAARSSADAASLSSLGQGLMTTLVLPFEIVSLVLVAAMVGAIAVAAPRNAVFRDREP; the protein is encoded by the coding sequence ATGATGCTTTGCGGATTGCTGAGCGTTGTCATTATCATCAGCGCGTTATGGGTGGTGACGCTGCGCAACCTGTTCCGCGCCGCCCTCAGCCTCGGGCTCGTCCTGCTGGGCGTGGCCGGGCTCTTCATTCTGCTTGAGGCGGAATTCCTCGCGTTCGTCCAAATCCTCGTCTACGTTGGGGCGATTCTAACCCTCGTGGTGTTCGCCATCATGCTGACGGCGAAGCGGCAGCTGGCGGCGAACGCCCCAGCGAGCCGCCAGCAAGGGCCGGCGGCCGTCGCCGCCGTCGGATGCTTTGCCGCGTTGTGCAGCGCGACCGCCCCCTTGGCCGCGGCCCGTTCCTCAGCGGACGCCGCATCGCTCTCCTCGCTGGGCCAGGGATTGATGACGACGCTCGTCCTGCCGTTTGAGATCGTCTCCCTGGTGCTTGTGGCCGCGATGGTGGGCGCGATCGCCGTCGCGGCTCCGCGGAACGCAGTGTTTCGAGACCGCGAGCCATGA
- the nuoK gene encoding NADH-quinone oxidoreductase subunit NuoK: MSGLLILSHALFCIGLYGMLTRRHAVGLLLAVELILNAAALNFVLFGRLYGEAQGQAFALFIIALAACEAVVGLAIILNVSRTAKTVLADQVELLKG; the protein is encoded by the coding sequence ATGAGCGGCCTGCTGATCCTCAGCCACGCGCTCTTCTGCATCGGCTTGTATGGGATGCTCACGCGCCGGCACGCCGTCGGCTTGCTGCTGGCGGTGGAGCTGATCCTCAACGCCGCCGCGCTGAATTTCGTCCTCTTCGGGCGGCTCTACGGGGAGGCGCAGGGGCAGGCGTTCGCCTTGTTTATCATCGCGCTGGCGGCCTGCGAAGCCGTCGTGGGGCTGGCGATTATCCTGAATGTGTCGCGCACCGCCAAGACCGTTCTCGCGGATCAAGTGGAGCTGCTCAAGGGATGA
- a CDS encoding AtpZ/AtpI family protein has product MKDSKPSVLAQQIGLLTAIPFVLLIGPALGYAVGSLMDGWWRSSPWGMGGGLVLGFAASARTTMQLIRRARNLGTN; this is encoded by the coding sequence ATGAAAGACTCGAAACCATCCGTGCTGGCTCAGCAAATCGGATTATTGACCGCGATCCCCTTCGTGTTGCTCATTGGTCCGGCCCTTGGGTACGCTGTCGGATCGCTGATGGACGGGTGGTGGCGCAGCAGCCCATGGGGGATGGGCGGAGGTCTTGTGCTGGGATTCGCCGCCAGCGCTCGAACGACGATGCAGCTGATTCGCCGAGCGCGAAATCTTGGGACCAACTAA
- the nuoL gene encoding NADH-quinone oxidoreductase subunit L, producing MIAWIPGLPLLAFAVNILIGRRIGRLSAWGAVAALFGALALTCHIAPSVWHGEALRVSWPWLPGGPAGFWQMGLAVDGLSLLMLIVVTSIAPMIAVYSIGYMRHDPRFSRYFAYFSLFCASMLILVMADHFVLLYAGWELVGLCSYLLISFWFEKPAAAAAGRKAFITTRIGDTGLLLGVLWLAWTWGSLQFGTLAEAATKLPPHTLTAMSLLIFLGAVGKSAQVPLHVWLPDAMEGPTPVSALIHAATMVAAGVYLVARTLPLFTPQSLSIVLAIGLLTHLLAGTVALTQTDIKRILAYSTLSQLGLMMTALGLGAAAVAMFHLMTHAYFKALLFLAAGSVIHAAHTQELGELGGLRRAMPITAAVFFIGALSMSGVFPFSGFWSKDAVLLEARHAHPWLMWVLIASAVMTTGYVFRLYLRCFEGTIAHHGNHTAHESPGLMIIPLLVLACGALGAGLTGSAWFHPLFHLLGVEEAHEGIDPWLFVGSFLMAGAGIWLAWIVGVQRRNLLPEGLRPIGHRLYAWAFHKYYVDELYDRAIIQPFLSLAQGLATFDQRVIDGAVNGAGRLGDRISRWKDACDRLVVDRIVNGTASTIRAAGVALRALQTGIIQHYLFVVVVAVAALSFVLRR from the coding sequence ATGATCGCGTGGATTCCGGGCCTTCCGTTGCTGGCATTTGCCGTCAATATTCTCATTGGGCGGCGGATCGGCCGGCTCAGCGCCTGGGGGGCGGTGGCGGCTCTTTTCGGCGCCTTGGCGTTGACGTGCCACATCGCCCCCAGCGTCTGGCATGGCGAGGCGCTGCGCGTGAGCTGGCCCTGGCTGCCTGGCGGGCCGGCCGGCTTCTGGCAGATGGGCCTGGCCGTCGACGGCTTGAGCCTGCTCATGCTGATCGTCGTCACCTCGATTGCGCCGATGATCGCGGTGTATTCCATAGGCTACATGCGCCATGACCCGCGCTTCTCCCGCTACTTCGCCTACTTTTCGCTGTTCTGCGCCTCCATGCTGATTCTGGTGATGGCCGATCACTTTGTGCTGCTGTACGCCGGCTGGGAACTCGTCGGACTCTGCTCGTACCTCTTGATCAGCTTCTGGTTCGAGAAGCCGGCGGCCGCCGCGGCGGGACGCAAGGCCTTTATCACGACGCGCATCGGCGACACCGGGCTGTTGCTTGGCGTGCTGTGGCTGGCCTGGACTTGGGGCAGCCTGCAGTTTGGCACGCTCGCTGAGGCTGCGACGAAGCTTCCTCCGCACACGTTGACCGCGATGAGCCTCCTCATCTTCTTGGGCGCGGTCGGTAAATCGGCGCAGGTTCCGCTGCACGTCTGGCTGCCGGATGCCATGGAAGGCCCCACCCCGGTCTCGGCGCTGATTCACGCGGCCACCATGGTGGCGGCCGGCGTCTATCTCGTCGCGCGCACGCTGCCGCTGTTTACGCCGCAGAGCCTGTCGATCGTCCTCGCCATCGGACTGCTGACCCATCTGCTTGCCGGCACCGTCGCCCTGACGCAAACCGACATCAAGCGCATTCTGGCGTACTCCACGCTGAGCCAACTTGGATTGATGATGACCGCCCTCGGCTTAGGCGCGGCTGCCGTCGCCATGTTCCATTTGATGACCCATGCGTATTTCAAAGCGCTGCTGTTTCTGGCGGCCGGCAGCGTCATCCATGCGGCGCATACGCAAGAATTAGGCGAGCTCGGCGGGCTGCGGCGCGCCATGCCGATCACGGCTGCGGTTTTTTTCATCGGCGCGCTTTCCATGAGCGGGGTGTTTCCCTTCAGCGGCTTCTGGAGCAAAGACGCCGTCTTGCTTGAAGCTCGGCACGCGCATCCATGGCTGATGTGGGTGTTGATCGCCAGCGCCGTGATGACGACAGGCTACGTCTTCCGACTGTACCTCCGCTGTTTCGAAGGCACCATCGCGCATCACGGCAATCACACGGCTCATGAATCGCCGGGCCTCATGATCATCCCGCTCCTGGTCCTGGCTTGCGGCGCGCTGGGCGCTGGGCTGACCGGTTCGGCCTGGTTCCACCCGTTGTTCCACCTGCTGGGCGTTGAAGAAGCGCACGAAGGCATCGATCCCTGGCTCTTCGTCGGCTCCTTCCTCATGGCGGGGGCTGGGATCTGGTTGGCCTGGATCGTCGGCGTGCAGCGGCGCAATCTCCTGCCCGAGGGCCTGCGGCCCATCGGGCACCGGCTCTACGCGTGGGCGTTTCACAAATATTACGTTGATGAACTCTATGACCGGGCGATCATCCAGCCGTTTCTCTCGCTGGCCCAAGGACTCGCCACGTTCGATCAGCGCGTCATTGACGGCGCGGTCAACGGGGCCGGCCGGCTTGGCGATCGGATCAGCCGGTGGAAGGATGCGTGTGATCGGTTGGTGGTGGATCGGATCGTCAATGGAACGGCCTCAACGATCCGCGCGGCCGGCGTGGCCCTGCGGGCGCTGCAAACCGGCATCATTCAGCACTATCTGTTTGTGGTGGTGGTGGCTGTTGCCGCGCTGTCCTTTGTCTTGCGCCGATAA